The following coding sequences are from one Anolis sagrei isolate rAnoSag1 chromosome 6, rAnoSag1.mat, whole genome shotgun sequence window:
- the LOC132779361 gene encoding zymogen granule membrane protein 16-like produces the protein MIVLILVPFLCVGVSGSPALSRLASFSGEFGGDSGEYFDHSSNELDGPMTALKIRANDRYLLSIQVRYGDSWSVTEGSTVGNPSGMELYHGEGFIQVTGRFGNYVEYLAFRTNLGRVFAFGPSFGPGMGFEAEPMFPNTILRFISGRSGSLVNSLGFHWDQDQEIGAGNQSSLSTELSAITAT, from the exons CCCTGTCAAGGCTTGCCTCTTTCTCTGGAGAATTTGGTGGAGACAGTGGAGAATATTTTGATCATTCAAGtaatgaactggatggccccatgACGGCCCTGAAAATAAGAGCAAATGACAGATACCTCTTAAG CATTCAGGTTCGCTATGGAGACTCATGGTCTGTCACCGAAGGCAGTACTGTGGGTAACCCGTCTGGCATGGAGCTGTACCACGGAGAAGGATTTATCCAAGTCACGGGGCGTTTTGGGAACTATGTGGAGTACCTCGCTTTTCGGACCAACCTGGGACGCGTCTTTGCCTTCGGGCCCAGCTTTGGTCCCGGGATGGGCTTCGAAGCTGAGCCGATGTTCCCAAACACCATCCTGCGCTTCATCAGTGGTCGCTCAGGTTCTTTGGTCAACTCTCTTGGGTTCCACTGGGACCAAGACCAAGAGATCGGGGCCGGGAATCAATCCTCCCTTTCCACAGAGCTGTCTGCAATCACAGCCACTTAG